In the genome of Natronocella acetinitrilica, one region contains:
- a CDS encoding DEAD/DEAH box helicase produces MSTAKGLDGRAMGRLKALGINAPEELLLLPPQQYLDLRRTTGTLEGARQSGERAFLRLKLVSGVKVYRDTGKPPRASLMVSDGISEASITVFGLVAPWQGLRKGSFISVLTRVETWGDRLTLKSPELIPAHELGRIVARYPGKEKAVRPETVGRYVLIALQAHMEECIGHIIRTIGMPEAEILRRAGVDCASLRILLERLHRPITPEDVGFAMDAVRRINALGALTERCRPDDAGRESAGESAQTGAGGLCIPLETLTALVQALPFQPTRDQRRAIWDIYQDLVAERPMDRVLTGDVGSGKTLAYGLPAAAACKAGYQSVIMMPNLLLATQVADELRELFPGLPVELLVSGHGRTEAFAGKPVIVGTSAILHWAKALPEPLAVDLLVIDEQQKFGTEQRAVLVGPRTNRLEATATPIPRTAALMNFGNKGISRIQSMPVEKHIRSHLIGPDEGQRVLAGIERAVASGYKAVVLYPTRESDKSQYLLAIPRAGGQIEAAIRLMRANGASRLAQINDPRQLPPAALAQGVALESHLVATYSGESGVDATLAQVLAEAGVAGAIALGETAISAGIRDVTDAALAFERRFPGRVGMLHGGLKRDDKVQRIAAIKAGAFDVVVSTSVLEIGITIPDLRFLYVVDANVYGAMTLHQIRGRLARKGGNGTFVMGADRPLDQLQPETRARLELVLGTNDGFEIAQGELRQRGFGRLARGAEEQSGFESGLFRGAKVTPEDIESLLATAVAA; encoded by the coding sequence ATGAGCACCGCCAAGGGCCTTGATGGCCGCGCCATGGGGCGACTGAAGGCGCTTGGTATCAACGCGCCGGAGGAGCTCCTGTTGCTGCCCCCGCAGCAGTATCTCGATCTTCGCCGCACCACCGGCACGCTCGAGGGTGCACGGCAAAGCGGCGAGCGCGCCTTTCTGCGCCTCAAGCTTGTCAGTGGCGTGAAGGTCTATCGCGACACCGGCAAGCCGCCGCGCGCCTCGCTCATGGTGAGTGACGGCATCTCCGAGGCTTCGATCACCGTCTTTGGACTGGTCGCACCCTGGCAGGGGCTTCGCAAGGGGTCCTTCATCTCGGTGCTGACCCGGGTCGAGACCTGGGGCGACCGGCTGACACTGAAGAGCCCGGAATTGATCCCCGCCCACGAGCTCGGGCGAATCGTCGCCCGCTACCCCGGCAAGGAGAAGGCGGTGCGACCGGAGACGGTGGGCCGCTACGTCCTGATCGCCCTGCAGGCCCACATGGAGGAGTGCATCGGGCACATCATCCGCACCATCGGCATGCCGGAGGCGGAGATCCTCCGCCGCGCAGGCGTTGACTGCGCCTCGCTTCGCATTCTCCTTGAGCGCCTGCACCGCCCGATCACCCCCGAGGATGTGGGCTTCGCCATGGACGCCGTGCGGCGGATCAACGCCCTCGGCGCACTCACCGAGCGCTGCCGGCCCGATGACGCCGGGCGCGAGTCGGCCGGCGAGTCCGCGCAGACCGGGGCAGGGGGGCTTTGCATCCCGCTCGAGACCCTGACCGCCCTGGTCCAGGCGCTGCCCTTCCAGCCGACTCGCGACCAGCGCCGCGCCATCTGGGATATCTACCAGGACCTGGTTGCCGAGCGCCCGATGGACCGGGTGCTGACAGGCGATGTCGGCTCCGGCAAGACACTCGCCTACGGCCTGCCGGCGGCCGCCGCCTGCAAGGCCGGCTACCAGAGCGTCATCATGATGCCGAACCTGCTGCTCGCAACCCAGGTGGCCGATGAGCTGCGCGAACTCTTCCCCGGCCTGCCGGTGGAGCTGCTGGTCTCCGGCCACGGTCGCACCGAGGCCTTCGCGGGCAAACCGGTGATCGTTGGCACCTCGGCCATCCTCCACTGGGCGAAGGCCCTGCCCGAGCCGCTGGCGGTGGATCTTCTGGTCATCGACGAGCAGCAGAAGTTCGGCACCGAGCAGCGTGCGGTGCTGGTCGGGCCGCGCACCAACCGCCTGGAGGCAACCGCGACACCGATCCCGCGCACCGCCGCACTCATGAATTTCGGCAACAAGGGCATCAGCCGGATCCAGAGCATGCCGGTTGAAAAGCACATCCGCTCCCACCTGATCGGCCCGGATGAGGGCCAGCGCGTACTCGCCGGCATCGAGCGCGCCGTTGCCAGCGGCTACAAGGCAGTCGTGCTCTACCCAACGCGCGAGAGCGACAAGTCCCAGTACCTGCTCGCGATCCCGCGGGCCGGCGGGCAGATCGAGGCGGCCATCAGGCTGATGCGCGCAAACGGCGCAAGTCGCCTCGCCCAGATCAACGACCCCCGGCAGCTGCCGCCGGCCGCGCTCGCCCAGGGCGTCGCCCTGGAGAGCCACCTGGTGGCGACCTACAGCGGCGAGAGCGGGGTGGACGCAACGCTCGCACAGGTGCTCGCAGAGGCAGGCGTAGCCGGGGCCATCGCGCTTGGCGAGACGGCGATCTCCGCGGGCATCCGCGATGTAACCGACGCCGCGCTCGCCTTCGAGCGCCGCTTCCCGGGCCGGGTCGGCATGCTCCATGGCGGGCTCAAGCGCGATGACAAGGTCCAGCGCATCGCCGCCATCAAGGCCGGCGCCTTCGATGTGGTGGTGAGCACCTCGGTGCTCGAGATCGGCATCACCATCCCCGACCTTCGCTTCCTCTACGTCGTCGACGCCAACGTCTACGGCGCCATGACCCTCCACCAGATCCGTGGGCGCCTGGCGCGAAAGGGCGGCAACGGGACCTTCGTGATGGGCGCCGATCGCCCGCTCGACCAGCTCCAGCCGGAGACCCGCGCGCGCCTTGAGCTCGTGCTCGGGACCAATGACGGCTTTGAGATCGCACAGGGCGAGCTGCGCCAGCGCGGCTTCGGGCGCCTTGCCCGCGGCGCCGAGGAGCAGAGCGGCTTTGAGTCCGGCCTCTTCCGCGGTGCAAAGGTGACGCCGGAGGACATCGAGTCCCTGCTAGCCACAGCCGTGGCGGCCTGA
- a CDS encoding EAL domain-containing protein — protein MNLNQATIAYQPIVSVCGPLHRVCAHEALFRLPGVAEGGIEGLIAGIEASGEAGALDAQVLNLVLARQALDARASGRHRHLSINVSPQSICSLDYLRLVERALLTHPHPESIQFEVTERQALCAPAIAETFSELLAAFGASIAIDDFAATPAQVQMIERLSGVGRIKIDRGVVRAAIDSVADYNLIREAIELAAECGASVVAEGVEDPEQLYFLRTAFPEITHAQGYLFGRPAESFSDDVDMRARLRELLPARHRERLAVTASVAGLRA, from the coding sequence GTGAATCTGAATCAAGCCACGATCGCCTATCAGCCGATCGTCAGCGTCTGCGGGCCACTCCACCGTGTCTGTGCCCACGAGGCGCTCTTTCGCCTGCCAGGTGTGGCTGAGGGCGGCATCGAGGGGCTGATCGCAGGGATCGAGGCCAGCGGCGAGGCGGGGGCGCTTGACGCCCAGGTGCTCAATCTGGTGCTCGCCCGCCAGGCACTCGATGCCCGCGCAAGCGGGCGCCACCGGCACCTGTCGATCAATGTCTCGCCGCAGAGCATTTGCTCGCTCGACTACCTGCGCCTGGTTGAGCGGGCGCTGCTAACCCACCCCCACCCGGAGTCGATCCAGTTCGAGGTCACCGAGCGCCAGGCGCTCTGCGCCCCGGCCATCGCGGAGACCTTCTCCGAGCTGCTCGCCGCCTTCGGCGCGAGTATCGCCATCGATGACTTCGCCGCAACGCCCGCGCAGGTGCAGATGATTGAGCGCCTGAGCGGCGTTGGCCGCATCAAGATCGACCGCGGCGTCGTGCGCGCGGCGATCGATTCGGTCGCTGACTACAACCTGATTCGCGAGGCCATCGAGCTTGCTGCGGAGTGCGGCGCAAGCGTCGTCGCCGAGGGGGTGGAGGACCCCGAGCAGCTCTACTTCCTGCGCACCGCATTCCCGGAGATCACCCACGCCCAGGGCTATCTCTTCGGCCGACCGGCGGAGAGTTTCTCGGATGATGTCGATATGCGTGCGCGTCTTCGCGAGCTGCTGCCGGCGCGCCACCGCGAGCGCCTCGCGGTCACCGCGAGCGTTGCGGGATTGCGGGCATGA
- a CDS encoding DNA topoisomerase, with translation MTAVIITEKKDQAEHIAKALGMRLGRGQFEGTLEGRAARMLWARGHLLTLKGPEEVKEGLGWSDPKALRPIPRVFETRVAELPGAPASAQPKVYVDRIRQALRGASEVIIATDSDREGEAIGWEVLEHLDYQGRVRRAWLAEGLDKKSIQKAFSSLRGPEETKGWFRASEARARSDWAYIFPVRAYTYYASYSCLGPNLGRGQGRARVVSVGRVQAPALAMVVARDLEIEQFVAVDHYRVYGRFQLGDGEARAAYDPEVSDAQIAAAPPGVTWQPSKRVPKDEESEPLDTPLFTGEAEVAAFEARLRAAGAASRVVHYAERERSEDPPKTFELVDAQEAIARACGISASLAQTVLEDLYEQGWTSYARTAHSELPANLYEPAERNGMIAAVSALPALASQAATARAIHDGAHPDYRPFRPGVFSSKPMEHYGIVPTHQVMGEAAFAALKPAKSGTSGRIEHTAEHLREAYRLVAQRFIQALYPPARFAVQEARITVPCPDLLGHPESHFKARGQRLIDAGWRAAFGAGDSEDTTLPKAAEGAGCALIDVERESSKTSPPPRYTQLSFPKAMKNIGRNVRDPKLRKLLRDSQGLGTPATRSKIIETLIAREYVAVERGGKLVSQPKGRDLIRALPQWLASPETTAVWEDFLVKICAQKDDVQAIDMRDRFVEKQIAMIERHLEELETRHLNNLGPRQLTSSKVSKKMADFIRTLAERKGISVPRGTLSDPALARAFLDEHAPKRDPGDTGPSEGQRDFAQKIIASLPAGTEAPDDVLTDRAACKRFIDSHKDYLPPSEGMVRFARTLAERLPPEERPDIEAIVAHSGSCKAFLDKHAGAAKGKGGAGGKGAPRKGAPRKGGAGRPGAR, from the coding sequence ATGACTGCCGTCATCATCACCGAGAAGAAGGATCAGGCCGAGCATATCGCGAAGGCCCTTGGCATGCGCCTGGGGCGGGGACAGTTCGAGGGCACGCTTGAGGGCCGTGCGGCACGCATGCTCTGGGCGCGCGGGCATCTGCTGACGCTAAAGGGCCCGGAGGAGGTGAAGGAGGGGCTTGGCTGGAGCGACCCCAAGGCGCTTCGGCCGATCCCGCGGGTCTTCGAGACGCGTGTCGCGGAGCTCCCCGGTGCGCCCGCTTCCGCGCAGCCGAAGGTCTATGTAGATCGCATCCGTCAGGCGCTTCGCGGCGCCTCCGAGGTCATCATCGCCACCGACTCCGATCGCGAGGGCGAGGCGATCGGCTGGGAGGTGCTCGAGCACCTTGACTACCAGGGGCGCGTGCGCCGCGCCTGGCTCGCCGAGGGGCTCGACAAGAAGAGCATCCAGAAGGCCTTTTCGAGCCTGCGCGGGCCAGAGGAGACCAAGGGCTGGTTCCGCGCCTCGGAGGCGCGTGCGCGCTCCGACTGGGCCTACATCTTCCCGGTGCGCGCCTACACCTACTATGCAAGCTACAGCTGCCTTGGGCCGAACCTCGGCCGTGGCCAGGGGCGCGCCCGAGTGGTCTCGGTCGGCCGCGTGCAGGCGCCTGCGCTCGCGATGGTGGTGGCGCGGGATCTTGAGATCGAGCAGTTCGTCGCCGTCGACCACTACCGCGTCTACGGGCGCTTTCAGCTCGGTGACGGTGAGGCGCGGGCTGCCTACGACCCGGAGGTGAGTGATGCGCAGATCGCCGCCGCCCCGCCCGGGGTGACCTGGCAGCCGTCAAAGCGCGTGCCGAAAGACGAGGAGTCCGAGCCCCTCGACACGCCGCTTTTCACCGGCGAGGCGGAGGTGGCAGCGTTCGAGGCGCGGCTTCGCGCGGCAGGCGCCGCGAGCCGGGTCGTTCACTACGCCGAGCGCGAGCGAAGCGAGGACCCGCCGAAGACCTTCGAGCTGGTCGACGCCCAGGAGGCGATTGCCCGGGCCTGCGGGATCTCCGCCTCGCTCGCCCAGACCGTGCTCGAGGACCTCTACGAGCAGGGATGGACCTCGTATGCGCGCACCGCCCACTCGGAGCTGCCGGCGAATCTCTATGAGCCGGCTGAGAGAAACGGCATGATCGCTGCCGTGAGCGCGCTGCCGGCGCTCGCCAGCCAGGCCGCCACCGCCAGGGCAATCCACGATGGCGCGCACCCCGACTACCGCCCCTTCCGCCCGGGCGTTTTCTCAAGCAAGCCGATGGAGCACTACGGCATTGTCCCCACCCACCAGGTGATGGGCGAGGCCGCCTTCGCCGCACTCAAGCCCGCGAAAAGCGGGACCTCGGGGCGCATCGAGCACACCGCGGAGCACCTGCGCGAGGCCTACCGCCTGGTCGCCCAGCGCTTCATCCAGGCGCTTTACCCGCCGGCGCGCTTCGCCGTGCAGGAGGCGCGGATCACGGTCCCCTGCCCCGATCTCCTCGGCCATCCCGAGAGCCACTTCAAGGCGCGCGGCCAGCGGCTCATCGATGCCGGCTGGCGGGCTGCCTTCGGTGCCGGTGACAGCGAGGACACGACGCTGCCAAAGGCGGCCGAGGGGGCTGGCTGTGCGCTGATCGATGTCGAGCGCGAGTCCTCGAAGACCTCGCCGCCGCCGCGCTACACCCAGCTCTCCTTCCCCAAGGCGATGAAGAACATTGGTCGCAACGTCCGCGACCCGAAGCTCCGCAAGCTGCTGCGCGACAGTCAGGGCCTGGGGACGCCGGCCACTCGCAGCAAGATCATCGAGACGCTGATCGCCCGAGAGTACGTGGCGGTCGAGCGCGGCGGCAAGCTTGTCTCCCAGCCCAAGGGCCGGGATCTCATCCGCGCGCTGCCACAGTGGCTTGCCTCGCCGGAGACAACGGCGGTCTGGGAGGACTTCCTGGTAAAGATCTGCGCCCAGAAGGATGACGTCCAGGCGATCGACATGCGTGATCGCTTTGTCGAGAAGCAGATTGCAATGATCGAGCGCCACCTCGAGGAGCTCGAGACCCGCCACCTGAACAACCTCGGGCCCCGTCAGCTCACCTCATCGAAAGTGAGCAAGAAAATGGCGGACTTCATTCGCACGCTCGCCGAGCGCAAGGGCATCAGCGTGCCGCGTGGCACGCTGAGCGACCCGGCACTGGCCCGCGCCTTCCTCGATGAGCACGCTCCAAAGCGCGACCCCGGTGACACCGGGCCAAGCGAGGGGCAGCGGGACTTCGCACAGAAGATCATCGCGAGCCTGCCCGCGGGCACCGAGGCGCCCGACGATGTGCTCACCGACCGCGCCGCCTGCAAGCGCTTCATCGACAGCCACAAGGACTACCTGCCGCCCTCGGAAGGCATGGTCCGCTTTGCCCGCACGCTGGCCGAGCGCCTGCCCCCTGAGGAGCGCCCGGACATCGAGGCGATCGTCGCCCACTCGGGCAGCTGCAAGGCCTTCCTGGACAAGCACGCCGGCGCAGCGAAGGGCAAGGGGGGCGCCGGCGGCAAGGGCGCTCCGCGCAAGGGTGCGCCGCGCAAGGGCGGCGCCGGCAGGCCAGGGGCGCGCTAG
- a CDS encoding lytic transglycosylase domain-containing protein, producing the protein MAPDFPPDPSGHRPVPAHVQEQCVNYAAAQYQIHPLVLHAIAEVEGGQIGMASRNANGTYDLGVMQINTINLPLIERHFPRVGWRELVWSPCVNIAIGAWFLRRKIDEVGGDFWRGVGNYHSATPRHHNRYKRLVHDTYQRLRAERMARAAN; encoded by the coding sequence ATGGCGCCAGACTTTCCACCCGATCCGTCCGGGCATCGCCCGGTGCCGGCCCATGTCCAGGAGCAGTGCGTCAACTATGCGGCTGCGCAATACCAGATCCATCCCCTGGTGCTCCATGCGATTGCGGAAGTCGAGGGCGGGCAGATCGGGATGGCAAGCCGCAACGCAAACGGCACCTATGACCTTGGCGTCATGCAGATCAACACCATCAACCTGCCGCTGATCGAGCGTCACTTCCCGCGGGTTGGCTGGCGCGAGCTCGTCTGGAGCCCGTGCGTGAACATCGCGATCGGCGCCTGGTTCCTGCGCCGCAAGATCGACGAGGTCGGTGGCGATTTCTGGCGCGGGGTGGGCAACTACCACTCCGCAACGCCCCGTCACCACAACCGCTACAAGCGCCTGGTGCATGACACCTACCAGCGCCTGCGGGCCGAGCGCATGGCGCGCGCGGCCAACTAG
- a CDS encoding ATP-dependent helicase, producing MFDEAWPLPPAVTEMDPEALHASLNDEQRAAVMAVDGPVMVVAGAGTGKTKTLTHRAAELLRRGVHASNILVVTFTNDAAGEIRNRLLDMCGSEGEHIVAGTFHSTIFSQILKGYPESKTLKTLGINMEDGPDGDRCAILSQNDSSKYLRQAFSELSEDDQIQIEHNDWSQKRFEKELTIARAKGLDVLDYSATIRQGQDDALFKRILARAWGRYTDICREHNGIDFDDILVVAAKMLRQEPHIARELGERFQYIMLDEYQDTNRVQMNIMDAIAEGHGNIFMVGDEKQGIYGFRGADTHIFLTVRQRHPGVRLFELPRNYRSGAGIIRHSNALAKAMPQKLSDGQLLAESKAAAREPSVVDFADAEAEARVVVEGIRKRIAAGAQGAEIAVLYRNRSLKMQLEREMIRQNIPFMVVGDKSFYERAEVRDAIALLRFIFKNRAQEDGYRVLKCTRMGLSDERAKKQYMDRNIDVARLLDQMAEERLTQGKKVDGAYPLKDSATKIAPFVGLREALRECVHYGDDPAFVREVLGALWDRYLRPKLALAASRSKEPNADAVFEAQVANVATVFERFEQGLKNGQTVADIFDNFTLMEQDSNESERERMARVRLMTIHASKGLEFPTVFIIGLDSKAMPGTEQEALIDEERRILYVAMTRAQNELIMTYSNSRLEFGQRAQVGASPFLEEIESVTRVPRRYYPHHRDPGNNGGGNHGRGLTN from the coding sequence ATGTTCGATGAGGCCTGGCCGCTGCCGCCGGCGGTGACCGAGATGGACCCCGAGGCGCTGCACGCGAGTCTCAACGACGAGCAGCGCGCCGCGGTGATGGCTGTCGATGGCCCGGTCATGGTGGTCGCCGGTGCGGGCACGGGGAAGACCAAGACCCTGACCCACCGTGCGGCCGAGCTCCTGCGCCGGGGCGTGCACGCCTCGAACATCCTCGTGGTCACCTTCACCAATGATGCGGCCGGCGAGATCAGAAACCGCCTGCTTGATATGTGCGGCTCGGAGGGCGAGCATATCGTCGCCGGCACTTTCCATAGCACCATCTTCAGCCAGATCCTGAAGGGCTACCCGGAGTCGAAGACGCTCAAGACCCTCGGCATCAACATGGAGGACGGGCCGGATGGGGACCGCTGCGCGATCCTGAGCCAGAACGACAGCAGCAAGTACCTGCGCCAGGCCTTCAGCGAGCTCTCCGAGGACGATCAGATCCAGATCGAGCACAACGACTGGTCGCAGAAGCGCTTCGAGAAGGAGCTCACCATCGCCCGCGCCAAGGGCCTTGACGTCCTTGACTACTCGGCAACGATCCGCCAGGGGCAGGATGATGCGCTCTTCAAGCGCATCCTCGCCCGCGCCTGGGGGCGCTACACGGACATCTGCCGCGAGCACAACGGCATCGACTTCGACGACATCCTGGTGGTGGCCGCAAAGATGCTCCGTCAGGAGCCGCACATTGCCCGCGAGCTCGGCGAGCGCTTCCAGTACATCATGCTCGATGAGTACCAGGACACCAACCGCGTGCAGATGAATATCATGGATGCGATCGCCGAGGGCCACGGCAACATCTTCATGGTGGGCGACGAGAAGCAGGGCATCTATGGCTTTCGCGGCGCCGACACCCACATCTTCCTCACCGTGCGCCAGCGCCACCCCGGCGTGCGCCTCTTCGAGCTACCGCGGAACTACCGCTCGGGGGCCGGCATCATCCGCCACTCCAACGCGCTCGCCAAGGCCATGCCGCAGAAGCTCTCCGACGGCCAGCTTCTCGCCGAGTCGAAGGCCGCCGCCCGCGAGCCAAGCGTGGTCGACTTCGCCGACGCCGAGGCCGAGGCGCGGGTGGTGGTCGAGGGCATCAGAAAGCGCATCGCGGCCGGCGCCCAGGGCGCGGAGATTGCCGTACTCTATCGCAACCGCTCGCTGAAGATGCAGCTCGAGCGCGAGATGATCCGCCAGAACATCCCCTTCATGGTGGTCGGCGACAAGAGCTTCTACGAGCGCGCCGAGGTGCGCGACGCCATCGCGCTGCTGCGCTTCATCTTCAAGAACCGCGCCCAGGAGGACGGCTATCGGGTGCTCAAGTGCACGCGCATGGGCCTCTCCGATGAGCGCGCCAAGAAGCAGTACATGGACAGGAACATCGACGTGGCGCGCCTGCTCGATCAGATGGCCGAAGAGCGCCTGACCCAGGGCAAGAAGGTCGATGGCGCCTATCCGCTCAAGGACTCCGCCACCAAGATCGCCCCCTTCGTCGGGCTGCGCGAGGCGCTTCGCGAGTGCGTGCACTATGGCGATGACCCCGCCTTCGTCCGCGAGGTGCTTGGCGCCCTCTGGGACCGCTACCTGCGACCGAAGCTCGCGCTTGCCGCAAGCCGCAGCAAGGAGCCGAACGCCGATGCCGTGTTCGAGGCCCAGGTCGCGAACGTCGCCACCGTCTTCGAGCGCTTCGAGCAGGGCCTGAAGAATGGCCAGACCGTCGCCGACATCTTCGACAACTTCACCCTGATGGAGCAGGACAGCAACGAGTCGGAGCGCGAGCGCATGGCGCGGGTGCGGCTGATGACCATCCACGCCTCCAAGGGCCTGGAGTTCCCCACCGTCTTCATCATCGGCCTCGACAGCAAGGCGATGCCAGGCACCGAGCAGGAGGCGCTGATCGACGAGGAGCGGCGCATTCTCTATGTCGCCATGACCCGCGCGCAGAACGAGCTCATCATGACCTACTCGAACTCCCGCCTTGAGTTCGGCCAGCGCGCCCAGGTGGGCGCCTCGCCATTCCTTGAGGAGATCGAGTCAGTCACCCGGGTGCCGCGCCGCTACTACCCGCATCACCGAGACCCCGGCAACAACGGCGGCGGGAATCACGGCCGCGGATTGACAAATTAA
- a CDS encoding AAA family ATPase has translation MSALEKAEAQRLRLERCRERFGRMEGVRERLIEEKAGLILSLERDRAYLDQKDAILDVLNRAQDNLTRNSRALFEELLTTLLREVMPGTQDRVVIETGVKNNRRWLEVVIETGEGERLRRESVLRDKGGSVQNLLSIGLRFIVLARSRERRLLVLDEPDCWLREDYVPALARAMGELARRIGVQVLYVSHHKPALLAPFGRVLHLRCARGQIEVEASDAPADSAFVGWEGEAGVEDWLEGVGLTHIRLRNVRQHASTRLALSPGLNIITGDNDIGKSTIVHALRAARDNAGFAGLIGQQDDSAEVEIGLEEGRTLCYRYRRKGARKSTYTLLEADGSEIAASDSGTAVPAWVSDHLAMPPAPDIDLHIGEQAAPLFMIGAETSTYQRAELLSLGREGDHAARLVRAHTERVRQCRQEVARAERALRGVKLQLATLRGIDERITALRALAERMQASAAARERAAAIRQSGQAIAANAARLGALASLPQGPIAPEAGLDAAARERPGRLYATMARLEVLTARAKAIRALPGPLAERKLDTGRPRAIARLGRDLGRLSARIEALAGVESLTLPAARAARDTALMRSLVERSAAIERQVAESARASEEGARRLAAIDDERAALMTEAGGHCPLCLRPQTDAGHHHHHGGRIA, from the coding sequence GTGAGCGCGCTTGAGAAGGCCGAGGCGCAGCGACTGCGCCTTGAGCGCTGCCGCGAGCGCTTCGGGCGCATGGAGGGCGTGCGCGAGCGCCTTATCGAGGAGAAGGCCGGACTCATCCTCTCGCTCGAGCGCGACCGCGCCTATCTCGACCAGAAGGACGCCATCCTGGACGTTCTCAATCGTGCCCAGGACAACCTCACCCGCAACAGCCGCGCGCTCTTCGAGGAGTTGCTGACAACGCTGCTGCGCGAGGTCATGCCAGGCACGCAGGACCGCGTGGTCATCGAGACGGGGGTCAAGAACAATCGCCGCTGGCTCGAGGTGGTGATCGAAACGGGAGAGGGGGAGCGGCTACGCCGCGAGAGCGTGCTGCGGGACAAGGGCGGCAGCGTACAGAATCTCCTCTCTATCGGGCTGCGCTTCATTGTGCTTGCACGAAGCCGCGAGCGCCGTCTCCTTGTCCTCGACGAACCCGACTGCTGGCTGCGCGAGGACTACGTCCCGGCGCTCGCGCGCGCCATGGGCGAACTCGCCCGGCGGATCGGCGTACAGGTGCTCTACGTCAGCCACCACAAGCCAGCACTGCTCGCCCCCTTCGGCCGTGTGCTGCACCTGCGCTGTGCGCGCGGGCAGATCGAGGTGGAGGCGAGCGACGCACCTGCGGACAGCGCATTCGTCGGCTGGGAGGGCGAGGCGGGGGTCGAGGACTGGCTCGAGGGCGTTGGGCTCACTCACATCCGGCTTCGCAACGTCCGCCAGCATGCGAGCACCCGACTGGCACTCTCGCCGGGGCTCAACATCATCACCGGCGATAACGACATCGGCAAGTCGACCATTGTCCACGCGCTGCGCGCGGCGCGAGACAATGCGGGCTTTGCCGGGCTGATCGGCCAGCAGGACGACAGCGCCGAGGTGGAGATTGGGCTCGAGGAGGGCCGGACCCTCTGCTATCGCTACCGCCGCAAGGGCGCCCGCAAGAGTACCTACACGCTGCTCGAGGCCGATGGCAGCGAGATCGCGGCGAGCGACAGCGGCACCGCCGTGCCCGCCTGGGTGAGCGATCACCTGGCGATGCCGCCCGCCCCGGACATCGATCTGCACATCGGCGAGCAGGCCGCGCCGCTTTTCATGATCGGCGCGGAGACCTCCACCTACCAGCGCGCGGAGCTCCTCTCGCTTGGCCGCGAAGGCGATCATGCCGCACGCCTGGTACGCGCCCACACCGAGCGGGTGCGCCAGTGCCGCCAGGAGGTGGCACGCGCTGAGCGCGCGCTCCGCGGGGTCAAGCTGCAACTCGCAACCCTTCGGGGCATCGATGAGCGGATCACCGCCCTGCGAGCGCTCGCCGAGCGGATGCAGGCGAGTGCGGCAGCACGCGAGCGCGCCGCGGCGATCCGCCAGAGCGGCCAGGCCATCGCCGCGAACGCGGCGCGCCTGGGTGCACTGGCAAGCCTGCCGCAGGGCCCGATTGCGCCCGAGGCGGGGCTTGATGCGGCAGCCCGCGAGCGCCCCGGGCGCCTGTACGCGACCATGGCGAGGCTCGAGGTGCTCACTGCCAGGGCGAAAGCCATCCGCGCACTGCCGGGGCCGCTCGCCGAGCGCAAGCTCGACACAGGGCGCCCGCGGGCAATTGCCCGGTTGGGCCGGGATCTCGGCAGGCTCAGCGCCCGCATCGAGGCCCTGGCCGGCGTCGAGAGCCTGACCCTTCCCGCGGCACGGGCGGCCCGCGATACGGCGCTGATGCGCTCTCTGGTCGAGCGCTCCGCCGCGATCGAACGCCAGGTGGCGGAGAGCGCGCGTGCGAGCGAGGAGGGTGCCAGGCGGCTTGCCGCGATCGATGACGAGCGCGCGGCGCTCATGACCGAGGCCGGCGGGCACTGCCCGCTCTGCCTGCGCCCGCAGACGGACGCAGGGCATCATCACCACCACGGGGGGCGCATTGCATGA